Proteins from a single region of Anastrepha ludens isolate Willacy chromosome 5, idAnaLude1.1, whole genome shotgun sequence:
- the LOC128864236 gene encoding PRKCA-binding protein isoform X2, translating into MLTDTDDDFFFEEDKMGMTVTTNSVMINKDQSNLIGISIGGGAPLCPCLYIVQVFDGTPAAREGSLQSGDELLAVNSVSVKGKTKVEVAKMIQAPTTTVTIHYNKLHADPEQGKSLDIILKKLKHRIVDNMSSNTADTLGLSRAILCNDSLVKRLEELEGTELMYKGLVEHARRMLKAYYDLLQTYKAFGDCFSQISAREPQQRASEAFRMFGEFHRNLEKDGLSIIKQIKPVLSDLGTYLNKAIPDTKLTVRRYADAKFTYLSYCLKVKEMDDEEHSFAALQEPLYRVETGNYEYRLILRCRQDARNKFAKLRTDVLEKMELLECKHATDLNQQLRCLLDSLAQLNRSVVERMDALPPLFPIEVDFKETDFQYKSSTLKPQDLDEEDEETSVRTEANTLRATSTEVVCGLEAVEAPAPVMNIQQKGSLLDDLDSANNQGVESNETLLKELGLFGVDLMSNPQTLTNQTDSVAAQNGSYDFDLFLNQTAATTTQLEQDLMSANALETDLLLQ; encoded by the exons GGGTATGACAGTGACAACTAATTCGGTGATGATCAACAAGGATCAAAGCAACTTGATAGGCATCAGCATTGGCGGCGGTGCCCCATTGTGTCCCTGCCTTTACATAGTGCAA GTTTTCGATGGCACGCCAGCCGCGCGTGAAGGTTCCCTCCAGAGTGGTGATGAACTGTTGGCGGTCAATTCGGTCAGTGTGAAGGGCAAAACCAAGGTGGAGGTGGCCAAAATGATACAAGCACCCACTACTACCGTTACCATACACTACAATAAGCTACATGCTGATCCGGAGCAAGGCAAATCGTTGGAcattatacttaaaaaattaaagcatcGCATTGTGGATAATATGTCGAGCAATACAGCGGATACACTGGGACTCTCGCGCGCCATCCTATGCAATGATTCGTTGGTAAAGCGTCTGGAAGAACTTGAGGGTACCGAACTGATGTACAAGGGTTTGGTGGAGCACGCACGACGCATGCTTAAAGCCTATTACGATTTGCTGCAAACTTACAAAGCTTTTGGCGATTGTTTCAGCCAGATTAGTGCGCGTGAACCACAGCAGCGCGCTTCTGAGGCGTTTCGTATGTTTGGCGAATTCCACAGGAATTTGGAAAAGGATGGCCTCAGCATTATAAAACAAATCAAACCAGTGCTCTCTGACCTGGGTACGTACCTGAACAAGGCTATACCGGACACTAAATTGACGGTACGCCGTTATGCAGATGCAAAATTCACTTACCTCTCCTACTGTCTGAAGGTGAAGGAAATGGACGATGAGGAGCATAGTTTTGCAGCGCTGCAAGAACCGCTCTATCGCGTTGAGACGGGCAACTATGAATACAGACTAATTTTGCGTTGTCGTCAGGATGCGCGCAATAAATTCGCCAAACTACGTACCGATGTGTTAGAAAAGATGGAGTTGCTAGAGTGCAAACATGCCACAGATCTGAATCAGCAATTGCGCTGCTTGCTTGACAGTTTGGCGCAATTGAATCGTTCGGTGGTGGAGCGTATGGACGCCTTGCCACCACTTTTCCCCATCGAGGTTGACTTCAAAGAAACCGATTTCCAATATAAGTCGAGCACTCTTAAACCGCAAGATTTGGATGAAGAAGATGAGGAGACTAGCGTGCGCACTGAAGCGAATACACTGCGTGCGACGAGTACGGAAGTTGTTTGCGGTCTAGAAGCTGTTGAAGCACCAGCGCCAGTGATGAATATACAGCAAAAGGGATCTCTTTTAGACGATCTTGACTCGGCGAATAATCAAGGCGTCGAAAGTAATGAAACCCTTTTAAAAGAGTTGGGTCTATTTGGTGTTGATCTTATGTCAAATCCACAAACTTTAACAAACCAGACAGATTCAGTTGCCGCACAAAATGGCTCTTacgattttgatttgtttttaaatcaaaCTGCAGCAACAACCACGCAATTGGAACAGGATTTGATGTCTGCCAACGCACTGGAAACAGATCTACTGTTGCAGTGA